In Methanobrevibacter sp., a single genomic region encodes these proteins:
- the wecB gene encoding non-hydrolyzing UDP-N-acetylglucosamine 2-epimerase — translation MKIATILGTRPEIIKMAPIIDEISKRGIDQIVLHTGQHYDKEMSDNFFRDLEIPTPDYNIHVGSGTHGKQTGLMMQGIEEVLLEEKPDIVLVQGDTNAVLAGALVASKLHIAIGHVEAGLRSFDMTMPEEVNRRVADVTSAMYFIPTEQSAINLLAEGFSHENLIITGNTVVDACFRHLEIAKKRGFEEESLASLDIENMDNILTLTMHRAENVDVKERVINIIGALKELSDMNIIFPIHPRTKNTLENFGLFDELNDLEHVHIVKPLGYLDFLLLTSKSTLILTDSGGLQEEAITLDVPALTLRYNTERPETVTAGGNILVGSNKQAILENANRILNDKEFAEKMRNAPNPYGMGDSAKLTVDAIEDYYERGLLNITAPEDIMTSFTRKMANVTEDITVGEFEENENALIHMVYDGDEMRFPAEDLNLNGMMITYDKRE, via the coding sequence ATGAAAATAGCAACAATTTTAGGAACAAGGCCAGAAATCATTAAAATGGCACCAATTATTGATGAAATATCAAAAAGAGGCATTGATCAGATTGTTTTACATACTGGTCAGCATTATGACAAGGAAATGTCTGATAATTTCTTTAGAGATTTGGAAATACCTACTCCGGATTATAATATTCATGTTGGATCAGGCACTCATGGAAAACAAACAGGGCTGATGATGCAAGGGATTGAGGAAGTTCTTTTAGAAGAAAAACCTGATATTGTACTTGTTCAGGGAGATACAAATGCAGTTTTAGCAGGTGCGCTTGTTGCATCTAAACTGCACATTGCAATAGGTCACGTTGAAGCGGGACTTCGCTCATTTGACATGACTATGCCTGAAGAGGTGAATCGTAGGGTGGCAGATGTAACTTCCGCAATGTATTTCATTCCAACAGAACAATCAGCAATCAATCTTTTGGCTGAAGGATTTTCACATGAAAACTTGATTATCACAGGAAACACTGTTGTTGATGCCTGTTTTAGACACTTGGAAATTGCTAAAAAAAGAGGTTTTGAAGAGGAATCTCTTGCAAGTTTGGATATTGAGAATATGGATAATATCTTAACATTGACCATGCATAGGGCAGAAAACGTTGATGTTAAGGAGAGGGTGATTAATATAATCGGCGCTTTAAAGGAATTAAGTGACATGAACATTATTTTCCCTATTCATCCAAGAACTAAAAATACTCTTGAAAACTTTGGACTTTTTGATGAATTGAATGACCTTGAACATGTTCATATTGTAAAGCCTTTAGGATACTTGGATTTCCTGCTTTTAACTTCCAAATCTACACTAATATTAACAGATTCTGGCGGGCTTCAGGAAGAGGCAATCACACTGGATGTTCCTGCATTAACATTAAGATACAATACTGAACGTCCAGAAACTGTAACTGCTGGAGGAAATATTCTTGTCGGTTCCAATAAGCAAGCAATCCTTGAAAATGCAAACAGAATATTGAATGATAAGGAATTTGCAGAAAAAATGAGAAATGCACCAAACCCTTATGGTATGGGGGATTCAGCTAAATTGACTGTTGATGCAATTGAGGATTATTATGAAAGAGGATTGTTGAACATCACTGCTCCGGAAGACATAATGACTTCATTTACACGAAAAATGGCAAATGTCACTGAAGACATAACTGTTGGTGAATTTGAAGAAAATGAAAATGCATTGATTCATATGGTGTATGATGGTGATGAAATGCGTTTTCCAGCAGAAGATTTGAACTTAAATGGAATGATGATTACTTATGACAAAAGAGAATGA